Proteins from a single region of Chloroherpeton thalassium ATCC 35110:
- a CDS encoding roadblock/LC7 domain-containing protein: MNIGAVHAELEKIKSSSPDIEAVAVVNFDGLIIDDILPSNLDESRVGAMIASILTLGERVSAEMKKGDLEQVLVKGKHGYVILGSAGAEAVIAVSCNSQVKLGLIFLELKRAGQAIAPAILQS, encoded by the coding sequence ATGAATATAGGAGCAGTTCATGCAGAACTTGAAAAAATTAAATCTTCGTCTCCAGATATCGAAGCGGTGGCAGTTGTGAATTTTGATGGCTTAATTATCGACGACATATTGCCGTCAAACCTTGATGAGTCGCGTGTCGGCGCCATGATTGCTTCAATTTTGACGCTCGGCGAGCGGGTGAGCGCTGAGATGAAAAAAGGGGATTTGGAGCAAGTTTTGGTAAAAGGTAAGCATGGTTATGTCATTTTGGGTAGCGCAGGCGCAGAGGCAGTCATTGCTGTCTCGTGTAATTCACAAGTCAAATTGGGGTTGATTTTTCTTGAACTAAAACGCGCTGGCCAGGCAATTGCACCGGCAATCCTACAATCATAA
- a CDS encoding beta-ketoacyl-ACP synthase III has protein sequence MKAAITATAKYTPPDKLTNFDLEKILDTNDEWIRTRTGIQERRILKDPDKATAYMCAEVSKQILEKRGISAEEIDLIIIGTVTPDTIFPAAGCLVQGMIGAKNAWAFDLSAACSGFLYSLVVGSQFIESGMHKKVLVLGADKMSAITDFTDRNTAVLFGDGAGGVLLEPAKDGYGVLDAKLYADGANGKDHLYMLAGGSLRPPSHETVDKKMHAIRQDGRVVFKSAVTEMANSAVEMMRRNNLSADDITYLIPHQANHRIIMATAERMNISMDKVGINIDRYGNTTAATIPLCLAELDESGKLKSGDNLIFVSFGAGYTWGGIYVKWQ, from the coding sequence ATGAAAGCTGCTATTACCGCAACCGCAAAGTATACACCTCCGGATAAACTAACCAATTTTGATCTCGAAAAGATACTGGATACCAATGACGAATGGATTCGCACGCGAACTGGTATTCAAGAGCGCCGGATTTTAAAAGATCCTGATAAGGCAACCGCCTACATGTGCGCAGAGGTCTCAAAGCAAATTCTTGAAAAAAGAGGCATTAGCGCCGAAGAAATTGACCTGATTATTATTGGCACCGTTACGCCTGACACCATTTTTCCAGCGGCAGGCTGTTTGGTGCAAGGCATGATTGGTGCAAAAAACGCCTGGGCATTTGATCTTTCAGCGGCATGTTCGGGATTTTTATACTCGCTGGTCGTTGGCTCGCAGTTTATTGAGTCGGGGATGCACAAGAAAGTTTTGGTGTTGGGTGCTGACAAAATGTCTGCCATTACGGATTTCACTGACCGAAACACGGCGGTTCTTTTTGGTGATGGCGCCGGTGGTGTCTTGCTGGAGCCAGCAAAAGACGGCTATGGCGTGTTGGACGCCAAACTTTATGCTGATGGCGCGAATGGCAAAGATCATTTATATATGCTCGCTGGCGGAAGCCTTCGGCCACCGTCACACGAGACCGTCGACAAAAAAATGCACGCCATTCGTCAAGATGGACGCGTCGTTTTCAAATCGGCGGTAACAGAAATGGCTAATTCTGCCGTCGAGATGATGCGTCGCAACAATCTCAGCGCCGATGATATTACATATCTTATTCCGCATCAGGCCAATCACCGAATCATTATGGCCACAGCTGAGCGCATGAACATCAGCATGGATAAGGTTGGAATTAATATTGACCGTTATGGCAACACCACGGCAGCTACCATTCCGCTCTGTCTCGCCGAACTTGATGAATCAGGCAAGCTCAAATCGGGTGATAATCTCATTTTTGTGAGCTTTGGCGCTGGCTACACTTGGGGCGGCATTTATGTGAAGTGGCAATAG
- a CDS encoding CZB domain-containing protein has product MDLVKAMNDHSQYLRKVVNTLNGKADFKGVAYEDCSFGQWLHNEAENVEDPTFKEKLPELKTLHKEFHELGRNALKHHEENSAYDAQQELTKLYQKSNQLLNILNKLM; this is encoded by the coding sequence ATGGACTTAGTCAAAGCGATGAATGACCATTCGCAGTATTTAAGAAAAGTGGTAAACACATTGAATGGTAAAGCGGACTTTAAGGGGGTAGCGTACGAGGACTGTTCCTTTGGTCAGTGGCTTCACAATGAGGCGGAAAATGTAGAAGATCCTACATTTAAAGAGAAACTTCCTGAGCTCAAAACGCTTCATAAAGAGTTTCACGAACTTGGACGAAATGCCTTAAAACATCATGAGGAAAACAGCGCATACGATGCGCAGCAGGAACTCACCAAGTTATATCAGAAGTCCAATCAGCTACTGAATATTTTGAATAAGCTAATGTAA
- a CDS encoding GTP-binding protein, translated as MDLSKKYFKLIITGAVNSGKTTFVKAISEIEPISTEAPVSEAKVQKIKKMTTVAFDYGRLTIDDEYVLNIYGTPGQARFNFVWDALAVKAIGVIFLVDSSSEESILETLSIYDYFSAKFNLPSVVAVTKLDLENAISFEDIQMLLNLNDEVIIPCQATEKEQVKNVLIALMNEIMKKENINFS; from the coding sequence TTGGACTTAAGTAAAAAATATTTTAAGCTCATTATTACTGGAGCGGTCAATTCTGGTAAAACAACATTTGTAAAAGCAATTAGCGAAATAGAACCGATTTCCACGGAAGCCCCTGTCAGCGAAGCCAAAGTTCAAAAAATAAAAAAAATGACGACAGTCGCTTTTGATTATGGCAGGTTGACAATTGATGATGAGTATGTTCTAAATATTTATGGGACGCCAGGCCAGGCCAGGTTTAATTTTGTTTGGGATGCGTTAGCGGTGAAGGCTATTGGGGTTATTTTTCTGGTGGATAGTTCGAGTGAGGAAAGTATTCTTGAAACGCTATCAATTTATGATTATTTCAGCGCAAAATTTAATCTTCCTTCCGTGGTGGCGGTAACGAAACTCGACTTAGAGAACGCTATTAGTTTTGAAGATATTCAAATGTTGCTGAATTTGAATGATGAAGTTATTATTCCCTGCCAAGCGACGGAAAAAGAACAAGTTAAAAACGTTTTAATTGCCTTAATGAATGAGATTATGAAAAAAGAAAATATTAATTTTTCATGA
- a CDS encoding alkaline phosphatase, whose translation MSQRMGLVVFLSILLTVWGCSQNKQNAASDFSSEALSSKTDVAFNMALDSAKLYFGLGDTLAGATLGLSHGDSLSLFNAYLKSMTGENRLSEEENELLYGSRDPFTVTVTHLLNQKAGLAWSSFSHTGVPVPVFAKGVGAEDFNGYYDNTDIPKKIIKLAGLNNPSQRAVKYMFLFIGDGMAIAQINASEAFLGTDSLRNQKAKYLGSLNMTSFAAAGMANTQAANRFITGSAAAATALATGHKTSIGTIAKTADHSENLKTIAEMAHETGMKVGIISSVSIDHATPACFYAHENERGNYNNIAAQMALSGFDYFAGGFAKGYFQHYRDKDPEGDGKDIVKEMQNAGYQIVSTKVALQATPKGKKCWAYTSYDKDAALYYNIDEDKSARTISLAEFTSEGIRLLNQPNGFFMMVEGGKIDWACHANDAVCAVREVAEFDKAIGEAIKFYESHKKETLIVVTGDHECGGLTLGFAGTGYNSTFQILNHQKISFEEFGEKVASWKKAKGDMATGYEK comes from the coding sequence ATGAGTCAGCGAATGGGTCTCGTGGTTTTCCTTTCAATATTGCTAACGGTTTGGGGATGCAGTCAGAATAAACAAAATGCGGCGTCTGATTTTTCTTCGGAAGCGCTTAGCTCCAAAACCGATGTGGCATTCAACATGGCGCTCGATAGCGCAAAGCTTTATTTTGGCTTGGGCGATACGCTGGCCGGTGCAACGCTCGGCTTGTCGCATGGCGATTCGCTTTCCCTTTTCAATGCGTATTTGAAAAGCATGACCGGCGAAAATCGGTTGTCCGAAGAAGAAAACGAATTGCTTTATGGCAGCCGCGATCCGTTTACCGTGACGGTCACGCATTTGCTGAATCAAAAAGCCGGACTGGCGTGGAGCAGTTTTTCGCACACGGGCGTGCCGGTGCCAGTTTTTGCCAAAGGTGTCGGTGCGGAAGATTTTAACGGCTATTACGACAACACCGACATTCCGAAAAAAATCATCAAGCTTGCCGGCCTCAACAACCCGAGCCAGCGCGCAGTCAAATATATGTTCCTATTTATTGGCGACGGGATGGCCATTGCGCAAATCAATGCTTCGGAAGCCTTTCTCGGAACGGATAGCTTGCGCAACCAAAAAGCCAAATATTTAGGCTCGCTGAACATGACCTCATTTGCCGCAGCGGGCATGGCCAATACGCAGGCCGCAAACCGGTTCATCACGGGTTCTGCTGCAGCTGCAACCGCGCTTGCAACTGGCCACAAAACCAGCATTGGGACGATTGCCAAAACCGCCGATCATTCCGAAAACTTGAAAACCATTGCTGAAATGGCGCACGAAACAGGCATGAAAGTCGGCATCATTTCAAGTGTAAGCATCGATCACGCCACGCCAGCCTGTTTTTATGCGCACGAAAACGAACGCGGCAATTACAATAATATTGCGGCTCAAATGGCGCTCAGCGGATTTGACTATTTCGCTGGCGGTTTTGCCAAAGGCTATTTTCAGCATTATCGTGACAAAGACCCCGAAGGCGACGGAAAAGATATTGTGAAGGAAATGCAAAACGCGGGTTATCAAATCGTGAGCACGAAAGTCGCGCTTCAGGCAACGCCGAAAGGCAAAAAATGCTGGGCTTATACGAGTTACGACAAAGACGCCGCGCTTTATTACAACATCGATGAGGATAAATCTGCTAGAACAATTTCCCTGGCTGAATTTACCAGCGAAGGCATTCGCCTGCTAAATCAGCCTAACGGCTTTTTCATGATGGTTGAAGGTGGAAAAATCGACTGGGCGTGCCACGCAAACGACGCCGTTTGTGCGGTTCGTGAAGTGGCCGAATTTGACAAAGCAATCGGCGAGGCGATCAAATTTTACGAGTCTCACAAAAAGGAAACGCTCATTGTTGTCACCGGCGACCACGAATGCGGCGGCCTAACGCTCGGTTTTGCCGGAACGGGTTACAACTCAACCTTTCAAATTTTGAATCATCAAAAAATTTCGTTTGAGGAGTTCGGCGAAAAAGTCGCTTCGTGGAAAAAAGCGAAGGGCGACATGGCAACGGGTTACGAAAAGTAG
- a CDS encoding anaerobic ribonucleoside-triphosphate reductase activating protein, with product MKIGGFQKFSLIDFPGEVCAVVFTQGCNFRCPYCHNPELVLPEQFGKTLSPALVLDFLKTRKGRLSSVTITGGEPALQPALLDFLQAIKSIPLKIKLDTNGAFPETLEQAFSQNLLDFVAMDIKAPLEAYDRICGCPVEIEAIEKSIALILASGVRYQFRTTLVPKLHSSEMKAEIERWMTELGATHIFQEFVPAKVLDASLRV from the coding sequence ATGAAAATCGGTGGGTTTCAGAAATTTTCCTTGATTGATTTTCCGGGTGAGGTTTGCGCTGTGGTTTTCACGCAAGGCTGCAATTTCCGCTGCCCATACTGCCACAATCCCGAGCTAGTCTTGCCGGAGCAATTCGGCAAGACCCTTTCGCCTGCGCTTGTTCTTGATTTTCTAAAAACGCGCAAAGGCCGCCTCAGCAGCGTAACCATCACTGGCGGAGAACCTGCGCTCCAACCCGCGCTTTTAGATTTTCTTCAAGCAATCAAATCGATTCCGTTAAAAATAAAGCTCGATACGAACGGCGCTTTTCCCGAAACGCTTGAGCAAGCTTTTTCGCAAAATCTGCTGGACTTTGTCGCGATGGACATCAAAGCGCCGCTTGAGGCGTATGACCGCATTTGCGGCTGCCCAGTGGAGATTGAAGCGATAGAAAAAAGCATCGCGCTTATTTTGGCGTCGGGCGTGCGCTATCAATTCAGAACCACGCTTGTGCCCAAACTTCATTCTTCAGAGATGAAGGCGGAAATTGAACGATGGATGACCGAGCTTGGCGCAACGCATATTTTTCAAGAATTTGTTCCGGCGAAAGTTTTGGATGCGTCGCTTCGCGTGTAA
- the obgE gene encoding GTPase ObgE → MFIDSAKIYVKAGDGGKGCVSFRHEKFVPKGGPDGGDGGTGGSIFVKADANLATLLDFRYQRHYKAERGEHGQGSRKTGRSAKDVIIKVPVGTIVKDSETGEPLADLVYAGQEVLIAKGGHGGKGNQHFATPTNRAPRYSEPAGVGEERNIDLELKLLADIGLVGFPNAGKSTLISTISAARPKIANYPFTTLEPNLGIVRYAEYQSFVVADIPGIIEGASEGKGLGLKFLKHIERTKVLAILIPADTEDVQAEYDTLIEELRKFDESLCLKPRIVVLSKMDLVLEDASFEVPAFEGEKVVQISSVTGTGLQELKDVLWRIIQESNQQEESIT, encoded by the coding sequence GTGTTTATAGATAGCGCAAAAATTTATGTGAAGGCAGGCGATGGCGGGAAAGGTTGTGTAAGCTTTCGCCATGAAAAGTTTGTCCCCAAAGGCGGCCCAGACGGTGGCGATGGCGGAACGGGCGGCAGCATTTTTGTAAAAGCAGATGCGAATTTAGCAACGTTGCTTGATTTTCGTTATCAGCGGCATTATAAAGCTGAACGCGGCGAGCACGGCCAAGGGTCGCGCAAAACTGGGCGTTCAGCCAAAGATGTAATCATAAAAGTGCCCGTTGGAACCATCGTGAAAGATAGTGAAACAGGAGAGCCGCTTGCGGATTTGGTGTATGCGGGACAGGAAGTTCTCATTGCGAAAGGCGGTCACGGTGGCAAAGGCAATCAGCATTTTGCGACGCCAACCAACCGAGCGCCGCGCTATTCAGAACCCGCCGGCGTGGGCGAAGAACGAAACATCGACTTGGAATTAAAGCTGCTGGCCGATATTGGGCTGGTCGGGTTTCCAAATGCCGGAAAATCAACCTTGATTAGCACGATTAGCGCCGCGCGGCCTAAAATTGCAAATTATCCATTTACCACGCTTGAGCCGAATTTGGGCATTGTTCGCTATGCGGAATATCAATCATTTGTCGTGGCCGATATTCCCGGCATTATTGAAGGCGCTTCAGAAGGCAAAGGCCTTGGCTTGAAATTTCTAAAACACATAGAGCGCACGAAAGTTTTGGCCATTCTCATTCCGGCAGACACGGAGGACGTTCAGGCTGAATATGACACCTTAATAGAAGAACTTAGAAAATTTGATGAATCGCTTTGTTTGAAACCCAGAATTGTTGTGCTGTCCAAAATGGATTTGGTTTTAGAGGATGCAAGTTTTGAAGTCCCAGCATTTGAAGGAGAAAAAGTTGTTCAAATTTCAAGTGTGACTGGCACGGGGCTCCAAGAGCTAAAAGATGTGCTCTGGCGAATTATTCAAGAGTCAAACCAGCAAGAAGAATCCATAACATGA
- a CDS encoding HPr family phosphocarrier protein, translated as MIIRKVTVRNRAGLHTRPAAALVKLASRFRSDFFIEKDGMEINAKSIISVMTLAAPKGTKLKIKLDGEDENEAVEAIAKLFEDGFGEP; from the coding sequence ATGATTATCCGAAAGGTTACAGTTCGGAATCGGGCCGGCTTGCATACCCGCCCAGCAGCGGCACTTGTGAAGCTGGCCTCTCGTTTCCGGTCAGATTTTTTTATCGAGAAAGATGGCATGGAAATCAATGCCAAGTCCATCATCAGCGTGATGACATTGGCGGCGCCAAAAGGCACCAAGTTAAAAATTAAGCTCGATGGCGAAGATGAAAACGAAGCGGTCGAAGCCATTGCTAAATTGTTTGAAGATGGGTTTGGAGAACCTTGA
- a CDS encoding ribonucleoside triphosphate reductase, translating to MQKTFQQIVKRDGTLVAFDSEKITHAILAAGEATGEFGAETAKNLTNLVINLARKTLGEKTPSVEEIQDLVERVLLQSPYMKTAKAYILYRDQHHKIREITTKASINLIDQYISQSDWRVSENSNMSYSLQGLNNYISSEVSKVYWLNKIYPPEIREAHICGEFHIHDLNSLSVYCVGWDLHDLLVKGFGGVSGKVESSPAKHFRTALGQVTNFFYTLQGEAAGAQAFSSFDTLLAPFIRYDHLTYKEVKQAMQEFVFNINVPTRTGFQTPFTNVTMDLQPSSNYANEPVIIGGEPQPETYGEFQHEMNLLNRAFFEVMTEGDAKGRVFTFPIPTYNITKDFDWDNPELDLLWEVTGKYGIPYFSNFVNSDMNPEDARSMCCRLRLDNRELRKRGGGLFGANPLTGSIGVVTLNLPRAAYQAQDESAFFERLGKLADLASNSLEIKRKVLENYTEGNFFPYSKFYLADIKSRFNRYWENHFSTIGIVGLNEACLNLLGEDIGSAKGNEFSVKVMDFLREKISAIQERTGNNYNLEATPAEGTAYRLAKLDKKTLAGIQCANETRYQKGDEPYYTNSAQLPVNYTDDPFELLDLQDELQTKFTGGTVVHVFVGERIHSKEAVKQFVKTVCMNYKLPYFSLTPTFSVCPTHGYIAGEHETCPSCGTECEIYSRVVGYLRPVKQWNNGKKSEYSNRRMLSVV from the coding sequence ATGCAAAAGACTTTTCAACAAATCGTCAAAAGAGACGGAACGCTTGTAGCGTTCGATTCGGAAAAAATCACACATGCCATTCTCGCTGCCGGCGAAGCCACTGGCGAATTTGGCGCTGAAACAGCGAAAAATTTAACCAACCTCGTCATCAACCTTGCGCGAAAAACGCTTGGCGAAAAAACGCCCAGCGTGGAAGAAATTCAAGACCTTGTCGAGCGCGTGCTGCTTCAGTCGCCTTACATGAAAACCGCGAAAGCCTATATTCTTTACCGCGATCAGCATCACAAAATTCGAGAAATCACCACAAAAGCCAGCATCAATTTAATTGATCAATATATCTCGCAAAGCGACTGGCGCGTTAGCGAAAACAGCAACATGTCGTATTCGCTGCAAGGGCTGAATAATTATATCTCCTCCGAAGTCAGCAAGGTGTATTGGCTGAATAAAATTTATCCGCCGGAAATTCGCGAGGCGCACATCTGTGGCGAATTTCATATTCACGATTTGAACTCGCTTTCGGTGTATTGCGTCGGCTGGGATTTGCACGACCTGTTGGTGAAAGGTTTCGGCGGCGTGAGCGGCAAAGTGGAAAGCAGTCCAGCAAAACATTTCAGAACCGCGCTCGGCCAAGTCACGAATTTCTTCTACACGCTGCAAGGCGAAGCGGCGGGCGCACAGGCGTTTTCCAGCTTCGACACGCTGCTTGCACCGTTCATTCGCTACGATCATTTGACTTACAAGGAAGTCAAGCAAGCGATGCAGGAATTTGTGTTTAACATCAACGTGCCAACGCGAACGGGATTTCAGACCCCATTTACAAATGTCACGATGGACTTGCAGCCATCTTCGAACTACGCAAACGAACCGGTGATTATTGGCGGCGAGCCGCAACCGGAAACTTACGGCGAATTTCAGCATGAAATGAACCTCCTGAACCGCGCGTTTTTTGAGGTGATGACCGAAGGCGATGCCAAAGGCCGCGTCTTTACGTTCCCGATTCCAACCTACAACATCACGAAAGATTTTGATTGGGACAATCCCGAATTGGATTTGCTTTGGGAGGTCACGGGAAAATACGGCATTCCGTATTTCTCCAACTTCGTCAATTCCGATATGAACCCTGAGGATGCGCGCTCGATGTGTTGCAGACTTCGCTTGGACAACCGCGAGCTGCGCAAACGCGGCGGCGGACTTTTCGGCGCAAATCCTTTGACCGGCTCAATCGGCGTTGTGACGCTGAATTTGCCGCGCGCCGCGTATCAGGCGCAAGATGAATCGGCGTTTTTTGAGCGGCTCGGAAAATTGGCCGACTTGGCAAGCAACAGCCTCGAAATCAAGCGCAAGGTTTTGGAAAACTACACGGAAGGCAACTTTTTCCCGTATTCAAAATTTTACCTTGCCGACATCAAATCGCGGTTTAATCGTTATTGGGAAAATCATTTCAGCACCATCGGCATCGTTGGCCTGAACGAGGCTTGCTTGAACCTCCTCGGCGAGGACATCGGCAGCGCCAAAGGCAATGAATTTTCGGTGAAAGTGATGGACTTTTTGCGCGAAAAAATTTCGGCCATCCAAGAGCGAACCGGCAACAATTACAATCTTGAAGCCACGCCCGCCGAAGGCACGGCCTATCGCCTGGCGAAGTTGGACAAAAAAACGCTGGCGGGCATCCAATGCGCCAACGAAACGCGTTATCAAAAGGGCGACGAGCCGTACTACACCAACTCGGCGCAGCTTCCCGTCAATTACACCGACGATCCATTTGAGCTGTTGGATTTGCAAGACGAACTCCAAACGAAATTCACGGGCGGCACGGTGGTGCATGTCTTCGTCGGCGAGCGGATTCATTCGAAGGAAGCCGTCAAGCAGTTTGTCAAAACCGTGTGCATGAATTACAAATTGCCGTATTTCAGCCTAACGCCGACCTTCAGCGTTTGCCCGACGCATGGCTACATCGCAGGCGAGCACGAAACTTGCCCGTCCTGCGGCACCGAATGCGAGATTTATTCGCGCGTTGTGGGTTATCTGCGTCCGGTTAAGCAATGGAACAACGGCAAGAAGTCGGAGTATTCAAATCGCCGAATGCTCAGCGTGGTTTAA
- a CDS encoding DUF2214 family protein — protein MLLSSLIAAMHHLAAFAIAAALAVEFATFSRAITAERAKAIQLADMTYGIASIFIIVVGILRVVSFTKGVDFYIGNVFFWVKMLAFSAMGGLSIYPTIQFFSWSKRLKEGQLPEITVTQEKLIKRLILFELACLSIVVVAAPLMATGFALCP, from the coding sequence ATGCTTCTGAGTAGCCTTATCGCAGCAATGCACCATTTGGCTGCTTTTGCAATTGCCGCAGCGCTTGCCGTCGAATTTGCCACATTTAGCAGGGCTATAACTGCGGAACGCGCAAAAGCAATACAGCTTGCCGATATGACTTACGGCATTGCCTCCATTTTTATCATTGTCGTTGGCATTCTTCGGGTTGTTTCCTTTACAAAAGGCGTGGATTTCTACATCGGAAATGTGTTTTTTTGGGTGAAAATGCTTGCGTTTAGTGCCATGGGCGGCTTATCCATTTACCCAACCATTCAATTTTTTTCGTGGAGCAAACGCCTTAAAGAAGGTCAGTTGCCAGAAATAACAGTGACTCAAGAAAAACTTATCAAGCGGCTGATTCTGTTTGAGCTTGCTTGTCTGAGCATTGTAGTAGTTGCCGCCCCACTAATGGCGACTGGATTTGCACTATGCCCGTAA